In a single window of the Candidatus Methylomirabilota bacterium genome:
- a CDS encoding VapC toxin family PIN domain ribonuclease gives MTGRPQAGSLHRASVLVDTSALVALANRHDDNHEAAKRIWHTMQVERCQPFTTNVLIIEAHTLFLIRSHHTIARTWLMTQPFPEEWVTERDYTNARTLIITYRDKSFSLADATSFVVMERRRSRWAFSFDEHFTQYGFTRLTP, from the coding sequence ATGACCGGCCGCCCTCAAGCGGGGTCTCTCCATCGGGCCTCCGTCCTCGTGGACACCAGCGCGCTTGTTGCATTGGCCAATCGCCACGACGACAATCACGAAGCAGCCAAGCGTATCTGGCACACGATGCAGGTCGAGAGATGCCAGCCTTTCACCACCAATGTCCTAATCATCGAGGCCCATACCCTGTTCCTGATCCGCTCACACCACACCATCGCACGCACATGGCTGATGACACAGCCCTTTCCGGAAGAGTGGGTGACCGAGCGCGACTACACGAATGCCCGAACACTTATTATTACGTATCGGGATAAGAGCTTTTCTCTCGCGGATGCCACGTCATTTGTAGTGATGGAGCGTCGTCGCAGCCGATGGGCCTTCAGCTTCGATGAGCACTTCACGCAATACGGGTTCACACGACTCACACCCTAA
- a CDS encoding aldehyde dehydrogenase: MDGKNYIAGRWVEAVGGGRFERRNPAGFDQVLGTVALSNREDTEQAVAAAKAAFAGWRALSRVKRGEYLDRFIEAVKARTDEITRLVAQEAGKAYNESKADVVEGIHMAQYMFGHARLASGQVVASEIAEKDAYMFRKPKGVVAVISPWNFPFAIPIWLITPALLEGNTVVFKPSGNTPLVGEKIVECFERAELPPGVLNLVHGTGEDAGWPMVTHPDVEVVLFTGSYGVGSRIKEACVKDYRKMYACEMGGKNAMIICQDADLDLAVRAAILSVFKTTGQRCTSASRLIVHESRLEEFANAFVAMAGRIVIGDPLDPQVFMGPLINESAMKKVGFYNLLAKQEGAEVLLDGGRLEDDAHRQGYFFSPFIYRMTHRHDARVLHEEVFGPHVALIPFRTPDEAVAVHNDVEYGLACSVITEDYRIARRLREECEFGVGYWNLPTIGAEVHLPFGGLKKSGTGVPASWPLLDLVTHKVAWTVGHSHEIKMAQGLSADV; encoded by the coding sequence ATGGACGGCAAGAACTATATCGCAGGCAGATGGGTAGAGGCGGTCGGAGGCGGCAGGTTCGAACGTCGCAACCCTGCCGGGTTCGATCAGGTGCTGGGTACGGTGGCGCTGTCGAATCGCGAGGATACGGAGCAGGCGGTCGCGGCGGCGAAGGCGGCCTTTGCCGGCTGGCGGGCGCTGTCACGGGTCAAACGCGGGGAATACCTTGATCGATTCATCGAGGCGGTCAAGGCCAGGACCGACGAGATTACCCGTCTCGTGGCTCAGGAGGCCGGCAAGGCATATAACGAGTCGAAGGCCGATGTGGTCGAGGGGATCCACATGGCGCAGTACATGTTCGGTCATGCACGGCTTGCCTCCGGTCAGGTGGTCGCCTCAGAGATCGCCGAGAAGGATGCGTATATGTTCCGCAAGCCGAAAGGGGTGGTGGCGGTCATCAGCCCCTGGAATTTTCCCTTCGCCATTCCCATCTGGCTGATCACCCCGGCGCTGCTTGAAGGGAACACGGTGGTCTTTAAACCGTCCGGCAATACCCCGTTGGTGGGGGAGAAGATCGTGGAATGTTTTGAGCGGGCCGAACTTCCGCCCGGCGTCCTGAATCTGGTTCACGGCACGGGAGAGGATGCGGGGTGGCCGATGGTCACCCATCCCGACGTCGAGGTGGTACTCTTTACCGGCTCCTATGGCGTGGGATCGCGGATCAAGGAGGCCTGCGTCAAGGATTATCGCAAGATGTACGCCTGCGAGATGGGCGGAAAGAATGCGATGATCATCTGTCAGGATGCCGACCTCGATCTGGCCGTCCGGGCGGCGATACTCAGCGTCTTCAAGACGACGGGGCAGCGCTGCACATCGGCCTCCCGTCTCATCGTCCATGAGAGCCGGCTGGAGGAGTTCGCGAATGCCTTCGTCGCCATGGCGGGGCGGATCGTCATCGGCGATCCTCTTGATCCGCAGGTCTTCATGGGGCCGCTCATCAATGAGTCGGCGATGAAGAAGGTCGGCTTCTATAACCTGCTGGCGAAGCAGGAGGGAGCAGAGGTGCTGCTGGATGGCGGGCGTCTGGAGGACGACGCCCATCGGCAGGGCTACTTCTTCAGCCCGTTCATCTATCGGATGACACATCGACACGATGCCAGGGTGCTCCACGAGGAGGTCTTCGGGCCGCATGTCGCGCTGATCCCCTTCCGAACGCCGGACGAGGCGGTAGCCGTTCACAACGATGTGGAGTACGGCCTGGCCTGCTCCGTGATCACCGAGGATTACCGGATCGCCCGTCGTCTTCGCGAGGAGTGTGAATTCGGCGTCGGCTATTGGAACCTGCCCACCATCGGGGCAGAGGTCCACCTGCCGTTCGGCGGATTGAAGAAGAGCGGGACAGGGGTGCCTGCATCGTGGCCGTTGTTGGATCTGGTCACGCACAAGGTCGCGTGGACCGTCGGTCACAGTCACGAGATCAAGATGGCGCAAGGTCTGAGCGCTGACGTGTAA
- a CDS encoding amidinotransferase — MTRLLMCRPDHYGIYYEINPWMDRRRQADRAVALRQWEGLYRLLTDMLRFHVELLPPISGLPDLCFTANAGLLVNGLFVSSRFRYREREAEVPYYTRWFLERGYRVACLPEPAFFEGEGDALFCGDLLFAGYRFRSELQAHRLLSELIGRPVYSLEMTDPWFYHLDTCFCPLQAGRAAYYPEAFSPASQRLLKETIAELIPVTETEARRFACNAIVVGQAVVMNADCPHLSQMLAETGYRVYEVGTTEFLKAGGGPKCLALFLDRDESW, encoded by the coding sequence ATGACCCGGCTGCTGATGTGTCGTCCCGACCACTACGGGATCTATTACGAGATCAACCCCTGGATGGACCGAAGGCGCCAGGCGGATCGGGCGGTGGCCCTGAGGCAGTGGGAGGGGCTGTATCGGCTACTCACCGATATGTTGCGGTTTCACGTAGAGTTGCTGCCGCCCATCTCGGGGCTGCCGGACCTCTGTTTCACCGCCAATGCCGGACTGTTGGTGAATGGCCTGTTTGTGAGTAGTCGTTTTCGATACCGCGAGCGCGAGGCGGAGGTGCCGTACTATACGCGGTGGTTTCTGGAGCGCGGTTACCGGGTCGCCTGTTTGCCGGAACCCGCCTTTTTTGAAGGGGAAGGGGATGCCCTCTTCTGCGGTGATCTGTTGTTCGCCGGGTACCGCTTTCGTTCGGAACTTCAGGCCCATCGTTTGCTTTCGGAACTCATTGGACGGCCGGTCTACTCCCTGGAGATGACCGATCCGTGGTTCTATCACCTGGACACCTGTTTCTGTCCGCTTCAGGCAGGCCGGGCGGCGTACTACCCGGAGGCGTTCAGTCCGGCTTCTCAACGGCTGTTAAAAGAAACGATCGCTGAGCTTATCCCGGTGACGGAGACCGAGGCCCGGCGCTTTGCCTGTAACGCGATCGTTGTCGGACAGGCCGTCGTGATGAATGCGGACTGCCCCCATCTGTCTCAGATGCTGGCCGAGACCGGGTATCGGGTCTACGAGGTTGGGACGACGGAGTTTCTCAAGGCCGGGGGCGGACCCAAGTGTCTGGCCCTCTTTCTGGATCGGGACGAATCATGGTAA
- a CDS encoding aspartate aminotransferase family protein: MNHWIERDKRYFMDTGHRRLGVTIVRGEGARVWDEAGQEYLDLIAGWAACSLGHCHPVVQEALREQASRLILASLDVYTIPQIELAELLTSTCGLAKVFVCNSGAEANEGAVKLARKYGKLHLNGAYEVISTLKSFHGRTLAMVAATGKPEYQATFTPLPEGFINVPYNDIPALRAAVRDRTCAILLEPIQGEGGVNIPSDHYLQEVRALCDERGILLILDEVQTGCGRTGMLWAHEHFGIRPDIMTVGKGLGGGVPIAAFLANERAACFGPGDHGSTYGGNPLCSAVALEVLRFIMKEDLVGNATRMGRYFQERLLGVQERRAIVKEVRGRGLLVAVEFTEPVAPAMAQACRERGLLINPIPPRTIRFMPPLIITSQDIDRAVTILESAIEQIA, translated from the coding sequence ATGAACCATTGGATAGAGCGGGACAAGCGATACTTCATGGACACCGGTCACCGGCGTCTCGGAGTGACCATCGTCCGTGGTGAGGGCGCAAGGGTCTGGGACGAGGCCGGGCAGGAGTATCTCGACCTTATCGCGGGATGGGCCGCGTGCAGCCTGGGCCACTGTCATCCTGTTGTTCAGGAGGCGCTTCGGGAGCAGGCATCACGCCTCATTCTGGCCAGCCTTGATGTCTATACGATCCCGCAGATCGAGCTGGCGGAACTGCTGACCTCCACATGCGGTCTGGCCAAGGTCTTTGTGTGTAACAGCGGCGCCGAGGCAAACGAGGGGGCGGTGAAGCTGGCCAGGAAATATGGGAAGCTGCATCTGAACGGCGCGTATGAGGTCATCTCGACCCTCAAAAGCTTTCATGGCCGGACATTGGCGATGGTGGCCGCGACGGGAAAGCCGGAGTACCAGGCCACCTTTACCCCGCTCCCTGAGGGGTTCATCAATGTCCCGTACAACGATATCCCCGCCTTGCGGGCCGCCGTGCGCGATCGGACCTGTGCGATCCTGCTGGAGCCGATCCAGGGCGAGGGCGGGGTGAATATTCCGTCTGACCACTACCTGCAGGAGGTCCGCGCGCTGTGCGACGAACGCGGCATTCTATTGATCCTGGACGAGGTCCAGACGGGTTGCGGTCGGACGGGTATGCTGTGGGCGCATGAGCATTTTGGCATCCGGCCGGATATCATGACGGTGGGTAAGGGTCTGGGGGGCGGGGTCCCTATCGCCGCTTTCCTGGCCAATGAACGGGCCGCCTGCTTCGGGCCGGGCGATCACGGCTCCACCTATGGGGGCAACCCGCTCTGCTCGGCAGTCGCCCTCGAGGTCTTACGGTTCATCATGAAAGAAGACCTCGTCGGGAACGCGACCCGTATGGGACGCTACTTTCAGGAACGGCTTCTGGGCGTGCAAGAGCGGCGGGCGATAGTGAAGGAGGTTCGAGGTCGGGGTCTGCTGGTGGCGGTAGAGTTTACCGAGCCGGTCGCGCCGGCGATGGCCCAGGCCTGCCGTGAGCGAGGCCTGCTGATCAATCCGATTCCGCCTCGGACGATCCGATTCATGCCGCCCCTGATCATCACGAGCCAGGACATCGATCGAGCCGTCACGATCCTGGAAAGCGCCATAGAGCAGATCGCGTAA
- a CDS encoding orotate phosphoribosyltransferase has protein sequence MVRKAVMVSVAVLCGMQAGPAMAVSNPDTGPGCGLGKLAWADSQRQKDIAPQVMMATTNGTFGSQTFGISSGTSGCTNDGKVWGDARTTMFAELNFDNLSQEMARGQGEHLASLATLMGIPADQHGAFFAMTQERYTSLVEAGETSPAAMVKAIHDAMAGHPVLAKASVR, from the coding sequence ATGGTAAGGAAAGCGGTGATGGTGTCGGTCGCAGTGCTGTGTGGGATGCAGGCAGGTCCGGCAATGGCGGTGTCGAATCCCGATACGGGACCAGGGTGCGGCTTGGGGAAGCTCGCCTGGGCCGACTCTCAGAGGCAGAAGGACATTGCCCCGCAGGTCATGATGGCGACGACCAACGGGACCTTCGGCAGCCAGACGTTCGGCATCAGTTCGGGGACCTCCGGTTGTACCAATGACGGCAAGGTCTGGGGCGATGCCAGGACGACCATGTTCGCCGAGTTGAACTTCGACAACCTCTCCCAGGAGATGGCGCGAGGTCAGGGGGAGCATCTGGCCTCGCTGGCGACCTTGATGGGGATACCGGCCGATCAACACGGCGCCTTCTTCGCCATGACCCAGGAACGCTATACGTCGCTGGTCGAGGCGGGCGAGACCTCTCCGGCAGCGATGGTGAAGGCGATCCATGACGCGATGGCCGGTCATCCGGTACTTGCCAAGGCCTCTGTTCGGTAG
- a CDS encoding zinc metalloprotease, giving the protein MAKRHAQLRRSCGTMAAHMMLLETFPAFRGNQMRLEGVTDKRRQLAFDIKAVPIVTVKTFVHVVYKTDEQNISNAQIKSQIAVLNRDFRAANPDKAHVPAPWKGLVADSRIQFKLVKVTRTKTNVAAFTHDDKVKKAATGGIAPITPKTHLNIWVCPLSGGLLGYAQFPGGPPSTDGVVINVRAFGTMGTAEAPFNKGRTATHEVGHYFNLRHIWGDTPDCSGSDMVADTPNCAGPNYGTPAFPTITCGNGPHGDMFVNYMDYTDDAAMCMLTTQQTVRMRAALDTNRSGLK; this is encoded by the coding sequence ATGGCGAAAAGGCATGCTCAACTCCGTCGCAGTTGCGGGACGATGGCCGCACACATGATGTTGTTGGAGACGTTCCCGGCGTTTCGCGGCAACCAGATGCGCCTCGAAGGAGTCACGGACAAACGGCGTCAATTGGCGTTCGATATCAAGGCCGTTCCCATTGTCACCGTCAAGACGTTCGTCCACGTCGTCTACAAGACCGATGAACAGAATATCTCGAACGCGCAGATCAAGAGCCAGATAGCCGTTCTCAACCGGGATTTCCGGGCTGCCAATCCGGATAAAGCCCATGTACCGGCGCCGTGGAAGGGCCTCGTGGCCGATTCGCGCATCCAGTTCAAACTCGTCAAGGTGACGCGTACGAAGACCAATGTCGCTGCGTTCACGCACGATGACAAGGTCAAGAAGGCCGCGACCGGCGGCATCGCGCCGATCACGCCCAAGACGCATCTGAATATCTGGGTGTGCCCCCTGAGCGGCGGGCTGCTCGGCTATGCGCAGTTCCCCGGCGGGCCGCCGTCAACGGACGGTGTCGTCATCAATGTTCGGGCATTTGGTACGATGGGAACGGCGGAGGCCCCGTTCAACAAGGGACGCACGGCGACCCATGAAGTCGGACACTATTTCAACCTGCGCCACATCTGGGGCGATACCCCCGATTGCAGCGGTTCGGATATGGTGGCCGATACACCGAACTGCGCCGGACCGAACTACGGCACGCCCGCCTTCCCCACGATCACCTGCGGCAACGGGCCTCATGGCGATATGTTTGTGAATTACATGGACTACACCGACGACGCAGCGATGTGTATGCTGACGACCCAGCAGACGGTGCGCATGCGGGCGGCGCTTGATACGAATCGGAGTGGACTGAAGTAG